The Carassius auratus strain Wakin chromosome 5, ASM336829v1, whole genome shotgun sequence genome includes a window with the following:
- the LOC113084963 gene encoding GTPase IMAP family member 5-like, producing the protein MLAAELRHEGYLKNIGHEIDGMRLTRRNPVRKYFSTTQHTAVSRQIVLLGQTGVGKSAAGNTILGQERFRSERSMDSVTRECSVAHATVSGRSVCVVDTPGFFDSQMDPGQLKKVTAKSVHFSSPRPYAFLIVLRVDDRFTDQEQQFLQKIEMIFGQEMLKNAIILFTRGDHLEGQSVEELIEENCRLRDLVDKCGGRYHVFNNKDQRNREQVNDLLQKIDTMIEQNSAEKEKESRKLC; encoded by the coding sequence atGGAATGAGGCTGACCAGAAGGAATCCTGTTAGAAAATACTTTTCTACTACACAACATACAGCAGTCTCCAGACAGATTGTTCTTCTGGGTCAAACTGGTGTTGGGAAGAGTGCAGCTGGAAACACAATACTGGGACAGGAAAGGTTCAGATCTGAGAGGAGTATGGATTCAGTAACCCGTGAATGTTCAGTTGCACATGCCACTGTTTCAGGCAGATCAGTGTGTGTAGTCGATACTCCTGGATTCTTCGATTCACAGATGGATCCTGGACAGTTAAAGAAAGTAACAGCGAAAAGTGTGCATTTTTCCAGTCCTAGACCATACGCTTTTCTCATTGTGCTCAGAGTTGATGACAGATTCACTGATCAGGAGCAGCAGTTTCTTCAGAAGATTGAGATGATTTTTGGTCAGGAGATGTTAAAAAACGCCATCATTCTCTTCACTCGTGGAGATCATTTGGAAGGACAGTCTGTAGAGGAGCTCATTGAGGAGAACTGTAGATTAAGAGATCTAGTAGATAAGTGTGGAGGAAGATATCATGTCTTCAACAATAAAGATCAGAGGAACAGAGAACAGGTGAATGATCTACTGCAGAAGATTGACACAATGATAGAGCAAAACagtgcagaaaaagaaaaagaaagtagaaAGTTGTGTTAA